One Candidatus Cloacimonadota bacterium genomic window, CCAGCTCATCAGAAACGTTATGCTGATGAGAAACATATTCAAATGAAAAGGCATTTGACTCAACCAATATGCCGGTAATTCTCCTGCAAGATCGGAGGTAAAAGGTAACAGCGCAGCAAACATGAGAAATACGATATTTAACCACAAATGTGTTGGGTTTGTCGCTTTGAGGTGAGAAAACTGTGAGTGATGGGCAGTCCAGAATCTTGCTAAGATCATGAAACTCAGGAAATAAATATACAGAACATGCCATTGGGAATGAAGGAACATTTTTATTTCCGCATGATTAAATATCTCCACTTGCTGAGGGAGATCAAGTGTTAGAACGAGGAGGGTCATCACAATAGCAAAGATCCCATCTGTAAGAGCTGCGATTCTGTTTAGGGTTAGCCAGCGATGGTGTTTAACGTCGATTGTTTGACCGTTTTTGCTTGTTTCAGCCATTGGAATTATTGTTTTGTTACGGTATATGTTCCAGACATTGGTGGATCATCTGTAAATGTGACATTGAATGTACCGTTCAATGATGTCTCACTCTGGAAAGTCCCATCAATAGTAATAGTATATAAATCAGTATCTGTGTAAGAAAAACTGTCATCAATGATTTCAGTAAGTCCACTCGTGCTGGAGTTAATAAAATTAATGCTATCCCATTTTGCTGCTGCAATGAGTTCTATGTAGGTTATCTTCTGTTTATTGCTTACATTTGCCACACGTATTTCTACAGGATAGCTATAGCTGTTCTGACCGGTCCAGGTTCCAAGATATTTAAAATCCGGTGTGGGACCGCTTGATTTTGAGCAGAAAGAAAATGCTAACGCTATAAGTACGATAGCTGTGATGATGATAAGATTTTTTTTCATTGTAAATAATCCTATGAATTTATCTGGTATAAATACCGGAATACTCTTTATTTTTTTTAATTGAAAAGTTCTCTTCTTTCTTGTCAATTTCCTTGAATAATTCCCGAATTTCTTCGTAAGGCATACCATGGGACAACTTGATAGGTTCCCTGATATAGATCGTACCGTTATCTTTCAATACACGGGCGAGTTGCTTAAGTACTTCAAGCCGTTTTTGGGGATGGATATCATGCAGAACATGGTGGATGAGGATGATATCAAACGAGTCATCAGGAATATTTGAATTTTCAATGTACGTGTTAATGAACGAAACGTTTTTATACATTCTCAACCTTCTTTTCAATCGTGTAATCCAGCATTTCGAAGGTTCAAGGCAGGTAAGATGTCCTTCGGGTATTCGTTTTACCAATATCTTAGAAGCAACTCCACCACCGCTGCCAAAATCAAGAATATTCTCGTTGCCCTTAAGAGGGATTGCATTTAAATAGTTATTGTAAAAACCCGCTCCACCGAAAAGATATACGAGGGAATCACTGAGTTTGAACAGAAATGAGGGTTTATCAAAATCGATTTCTTTGAATTCTTTGTAGTCTTTCATGTTATTCTCTTTCACAAAACGTCTTTGCTGTATAATGTATCATTGTATCTTCTTCAATAGCCATGCCATATTTTTGCCAAGATTCTGCATTGTTCGAATACCTTCTTCATCCCCAGAAATATCCTTTGCCTTTCCTGAAACACCCACATTCCAGTAACTTGATCCCGGAATTATCATCTGGGAAATGAGAAAGAAATGATTGATCGAATCGAATACATGTACGGCACCAGCACGACGAACTGCTACTACCGCAGCACCGAGTTTTCTTTTGTATAAGCCACCATTTGCAAATCCGACGAATCCTGCCCTGTCAATAAGCGCTTTTACTTCCGGGGTAAGATCGGAAAAATAAGTTGGTGAACCAATTAAAATTCCATCAGCCTCAATCATTTTTGCAATGCAATCGTTCACCACATCATTGGTCTGGATACATTTGTTGTTCTTATTCTCAAAGCAATTCATGCAAGCAAGGCATCCATGGATAGGTTTACCTCCGATGTGAACAATCTCTGTATGAATTCCCTCATTTTCTATTTCCAGACATGCGATTTTGAGCAGTGAATACGTATTTCCCTCCTTATGAGGGCTACCATTAAATGCGATAACTTTCATATTACTCCATTTTTATTTGAATAGGATTTTTATAACATCAATTGTTTTTTCGATATCATTTTCATTATTATAGAGATGAAAGGAAAAACGAAGATTGCCTTCCCTGCATGAGCAGAGTATTTTATTGTCCTGTAATTCACGGTGAACTTTTGCTGCATCCGGTACATGCACAGCAACAATTGGTGATCTCCTCTTTCCTCCTTCACTTACAATCTTCAATCCAAGTGATTTACACTCAGCGGTAAAATTCTGAGCTAATCCAAGCGCGTGATTCTGAATATTCCTGATACCGATTTCAGCAAGGAGAGAAACGGATGCATGCATTGCAAAAAGTGCCTGGTACGGATAGCTGCCGATTTCAAATCGAGAGGCATTTTCCGGTTCAGGAATGTCATATTGCTGAACATTCGTAAAATCGAGGGTTTCTAAAAATCTATTGAGCCATCCCTGGAAAATACTTCTGATAGGAATATTTTTTCGAACATATAAAATTCCGGTTCCAGTGGGAGAGAGCAGCCATTTTTGCGCTCCTGCGGAGAAGGTATCCACTCCAGATTTCTCAAGATCTGGATACATTACACCTGCTCCCTGAATGCCATCAACTGAGAGAAGTGCATTGCGTTTTTTTGCAATTTTCGAGCATTCTTTGAGATCAATTCTGTAACCATCATAGTAGCGTATCCAGGAAGGAGCAATGACCTTTACTCCCTCAATATCAAGATATTCTTCCCCGTCATTTTTTGTGATTACTACTTCTGCACCTCTTGTTTCCTGTCCTTTCCATGGATACACATTTGCAGGAAATTCACCGGGAGGAATGACAATCTTGTCTCCTGATTTCAAATCTATTCCCCATCCAGCCATATTAATGCCGAATGATGTATTGTTCACAAGAGCGATATCTTCAGGAGATGCTCCCAGTAGTTCTCCAACTCTTTCTTTGATCGTTACTATTTTTTCAAAGGATTCAGGCTGTGTCTGAAGGGTAGCTCCCCGATAAAAATCCATAAAACGGTTTTGCTCGGCTATTGCTGTTTCTGGCACAACGCCTGTCGATGCAGTATTCAGATAAGTACATGTTTTAAAAATTGGAAATAATTCTCTACGCTCTTTTTCGGTGAATATAGACATTATTCCTCATTCATTTGTTCATCAATATTTATTAAAATATATTCTTTGTTTCCCAGGCCAATAGATTGTCCGTAGTCTGTTTGAGTATTGCCGCTTGTGCCGCTTTGATGCAGAAATGTATCGTCCATCTCTTGGAATTTATTAACCATATCAAGACATGCTTGATCGATAGCTACAATATTAGTAGAGGCCATGATGCCAAGATCTTCCATGAATGGTGGAGGAGCATATGGAGAGCAATCGCATACTCGCGAAATATTGGCAAGCACGTTTATATAGACCATATTCAACGAATCGCACATTCCCTTTGCATATTCACATAATCGTTCTTGGAAGATCGGTTGGGAAGTACTGGACCAGGGAACTCCAAAAGCTCGTTGCGGACATATTCCAATGCAATCTGCACAACCGATACATTTGCTCGAATCAATAACAAGAGGATTGGTCGATATGGCATCTGCCGGGCAGTTACTAACACACAACCCACATGAGATACATCGTTTAGGATTTGTCGTTGGAATGGTGGATGCATGAAGTGCCATTTTTCCTGGAATTGCAGCAAGTCCCATTGAAACATTTTTAATTGCACCACCGAAACCTGCTGAAGTATGACCTTTATAATGAGATAGAATTATAAAAGAATCATAATCATCAACACCTCTTGCAACCTTAATTTCCTTGAAATGTTTCAGGTCAACGGGAATAGATTTTATTCCTTTTTCATCGAGAATACCGATCGGTGCGAATCCAAAACCATGATCCTTTGCAAGTTGAATGTGACTTTCTGTATAACGCCGTTTACTCACATATAATACATTCGTTTCGACAAATGTTGCATCGGTTTCCTTAACAAGTGATCTCATGATGTCTGGTTTAATAAAGTTCTTATTGCCTTCTTCACCAAAATGCACTTTTATGGCTACTTTTCCATGAACATTATCTTTTATATTCTGATAAATGCGCAGTAATGCTTCATCGGAAATTTCCTTTGTAAAATAGACCTTCGGTAATTCCAGCTCAGCCTGCACAACTGGATCACCTGTTAAGAAGGCACTCATGGCGATAATGGAAAAAAGTGTACCGATTGATTTTAATATTCTTTTCATGCTATGATACTACGGGAGATTTTTATCCTTATCAACAGATTTCAAGGTATTCGTTCGGACAAGAGCTACATTGAAAGGATACAGTTCAGCTGTCATGATACCTTGTTTAACAGCAGGATCTTTTTTCATGTATTCCCGTGCTTCATCTTCTGATTCAGTTTCGAGAATAACAATTCCGAAATCAGATGGATCTTTTCTGATCGTTCTTCCTGCAAGAATTACGATACCTTTTTCAGTCAAACTTTGAAGCGTTTTAAAATGTATTGATACAATTTCTTCATCTTTATCAGTCCATGCGCTATCGTCAAGAAGAGGGTTTATGAGTTTCAGTTTATACATAAATTCCATTGTGCTATCCTACTATGTATAATTATTTGATGTCTTCTGACTGCGAGACAAGAGCATTCCTGTCAACATTAATATACAGCCGATAATACCACGCATAGACAATCCCTCGTTGAGTAAGAGCCACCCGCCAATAACAGCGAATACTGCTTCAAGACTTAAAATGAGTGCTGCGTGCGAAGAGTGCGCTTCCTGTTGCGCAATTACCTGCAAAGTAAAAGCGATACCTACAGAAAATACGCCAGCAAATACGATTGATTGCCACGCAGAAATGATTGGAGAGATGTTGATTACCTCAAATAAGAGTGCACATATAAAACTCAATATCGAAGCAAGAGCGAATTGGAAGAATGCTAATTTAATGGGGTGAATCTTCGTCGAAAAACATCCGATAACATGCACATGCACTGCCCAGAAAAATGCTCCTCCAAGAACAAGGAGATCCCCAACAAGAACATGAATGCTCTGATTGATCGATATCAAGTATAGTCCTATTAGAGCCAGCACTGCACCGATCCATGTTCCCCAGTATGTTTTTTCTCTCCACGCAAGACCAAGCAAAGGGACAATGATCACATATAATCCGGTAATAAAACCCGCTTTTCCGGCAGTAGTGAATACGATCCCGTTTTGTTGAAGCGAGGTTGCTGCAAAGAGCGCTAGTCCGGCAGCGACGCTTCCATATAACGTTAAATTCTTTGAAGATATAGAATGGTCGTTTTTCGACCAATGTAAGAAGTCTTTTTTAAAGAAAAGAATTGGCATAAGGGTGATTGCACCCAACGCAAAACGGATAGCATTGAAGGTGAATGGTCCCACATATTCCATCCCTGCACGCTGTGCCACAAAACCGAATCCCCATATCGCAGCGGCAATGAAAAGGAGGATATTGGCTCTCACGGCTATCAATTCGGGCTGATTATTTATACCCGATCAGCTATACAATGAATACTCATCAGCCAGGTCCAGTATTGACGAAAATTGTGACTAGTCGTTGCACTCTCCCTGTTTTTCCATAAATTGGTCGAAGCTGATTTGACGGTCATAGCACTTCTGGCTGATGTATTTGAGAATGTTCAAAAAGAGTTCAGATTGCAGGTAACCCGGCACAACTGTGATCATATCTGCATCTTGGGTCATAAATGCATAGGAAGGGAAACCACTTATTCCAAAAGCTGATGTGAGTTCTCTCAAGTTAAGTGTCATTCCTTTGAACGTGACATTTTCTGTCACAGATTCAGCATTTACGCGGACTGCAATAAAATTTTCATTCATGAATGATACGACAGAAGAATCTTTGAATGTGGTCTTATCCATCTCATGACACCAGTGGCACCAGTTTGTATAGAAGTCTATTATAACATCTTTTCCTTCGATTGCTGCAGCGGAAATTCCTTCTTCAAAATCAAACCAGGTTATGGTCTCAACCGGCATTTCTGCTTCTTCGGCATGAAGCGGAATCATGCTGAGTAGAGCAATAGTTGATACTATGAGTATTTTTTGAATTTTATGTAACATTATCTTACCCTTTAATTATTATCTTGGAAGATTCTCTTCAATGATTCTTTGAAATTCCGGGACATATTCGTCTGCAAATCCAATTTCCTTTTTTATAAGAATACCTTCCGGAGAAATGAAATAGGTCGTTGGAATGTTTTTGATCCCGAGTATGGAAGATACTTTTCTTTCCTCATCAAGTAATATGGGATAGGTTATTTCTGTTGAAAAGCCATCTATAAAGTTAGTCAATACATCAGGTGTTTCAGAACTAACACCAATAATTGAAAGACCGCGATTTTTATAAGAATTGTAAAAATCTACAAGATAGGGGATTTCAGCTTTGCACGGTGGGCACCACGTAGCCCAGAAATCAAGAATAATGAGGTTGTTAATTTCACTGAGTGTTACTTCATTACCATCAAGATCCTTTAAAGTGAAATCGAAAGCATCAAAAAAGGATGCTTTCCCAGCTTCGATATCCTCCCATTGACTCAACTTATTTTTTATATCATTTATGATTGAAAAAATTTCTTCTTTGTTTTTTACTCCAACAAAATAGTCCTGCACATCACCTTTACTAAATATAATAACCGTTGGTTCTCCGGGTTGTGTATGAAAACGTATCTTATTGAGGAAATCAAGATTTTTTTCCACATCCATCATCGCAGCAACAATATTGTTATCTTCTTTTTGAATCTCCTCAATAATGGTTAACATTTCATCACAGCTATCGCAATCTGCAGGGATGAATTCTACAATGATGAACTCGTTCTGGATCAGTTCATCAAAGTTTTCTTCGGTCATTTCAATAACTGAACTCACCTTTCCTGTGCAGCCGATTGCGGTGAGTGCTATTACAAGAATAATAAAACTGTATTTCATAATGCTCATTCTATGATCTTTCATTGTGTCTCCTGGAAATTTCATTATAGTACAATGTATAATATTACGTTGTTACGTCAAATTGATTAGGCTTGTAAAAAGAAGTTGTTGGAGAGCTGGCAATTTATAAGCAGTTGACCAGCGAACACCAGTTTCATCTAGGATTTGCCGGGCAACTTTCCTGCTCGTATCCTTCCAGAGTTGTTCTGATATTGTCTGATTATTGAGTTCTCGTTCAAGTTCAATAAGTCTTTTGGGTACTGAGAAAAGAGCTCCAAAAGCAAGACGGATTTCTTGAATAGTGTTGTTTTCAGATTTCAGCATGATGGCATAACTCAATCTACTGATCGAGACACCTTGTCGGCGTCCGAGTTTATAAAATGTATATTTCCATGTTTTGTCAGGTAAGGGCATAAGAATATGGGTAAGAATCTCATCTTTATAAACCTCTGTTTTATAAGGTTTGAGTAATATGGTTACGAGGGGTACGATCCTCTCTTTGGTTAATGAGCAAAGTCTCACTTTTGCATCGTATATGAGTAGTGGAGCGATACTGTCTGCGCAAGCAGCGAGATTACAGATGTTACCTCCTATGGTGGCGACGTTTCTGATTTGGGGTGATCCAATCTTATCGACTGCCATTTTCAGAACAGGAAAGTGATTTGCAATGATATCACTTCTGCTGATTTCAGAATGTGTGCAACATGCACCAATTGTACATATATCGTTTTCAATTCTGATTTCTCTGAGTACAGGAATATCATGAATATCAACAATATTATGTATTCCCTTGAGCTTCTTGTCTTCCTTTCTGATCTCAATGAGGAGATCGGTCCCGCCTGCGATGATCTTGCTTGTTTCACGCTGTTTACAAATAAGTTCCAGCGCTGGTTCAAGACTCGAAAATTTATGAAAAGTGTAGGTGTTGTTCATTTTTTTATCTGATGAAGGGTTTTACTGGTTTTGATCTGTTCAAGATCGAGTGGGAGGTGATAAAATCTTTTTCCCAGTGCATGGGCTACGGCATTATTTATTGCAGCTGCTGTTATCTCGAGTGTCGGCTCACCAAGGCTTTTCGCACCAAAAGGTCCAAAGGTATCTGGATTTTCAACAAAAAATGCTTTGATTTCCTCTATATCAACACTGGTTGGTATGAGGTATTCATCAAAGTTCACATTTTTGATCTCTGCATCCTTCACGATCACTTCTTCCATGGTGCCATATCCTGCACCTTGGGCAACACCTCCGTAGATTTGACCGAGTGCACCAAGCCGGTTGATAATCTGTCCTGCATCATGAACAGCTGTGATCCTTTTAATATAAATTTTTCCTGAAGCTTTGTTTATTTCCACTTCAGCAACCTGACACCCATAAACATAGGTGAAATATGCGGGCCCCTGACCAACTTCTTCATTCCAGTCCACATCAGGTGCTTTGAACCAGCCGTATGCATTCAGATTGATGCCCTGTAAGTATGCTTTGTTGCATGCTTCTGCAAACGAAATCTCATGGTTTGTCTCTTTATGTGAGATAGAGTGTTCTGAAAATTGGAGTTGAGTTTGTTCATCGAGTTCCCATTCCTCTAAAAGCATTTGCTCGATTCTCTGTTTTACGATACTAGCAGCATTTTTAACAGCTTCACCTCCCATGAGTGTGGAGCGAGAAGCGACAGTTGGTCCGCCATCGGCAATCCTGCTTGTATCTTGTTCGAGATAATATATTTCATCGGGTGAGATCCCAAGTACTTCAGCAACTACCATGGAGAAGGTCATGCGCAATCCCTGACCGTTTTCTGCAAGTCCGTTTATAAGATATACACTACCGTCATTCTGAATGCTGATCAGCGCTCCAGTTGCATCGATTCCTTCTGCACCGAGTGAACAACCTCGATAACTGCAAGCAAGGCCAATTCCCTTTCTGATGGGAGAGTCAGTTATAAAATCTTCATCATTCAATACTAGATCTTTGCTTTCGAAGCTTTTCAAAATCTTATTTCGTTCAGAATATTTTTTCTCAAAACCCGATTCTTCTGTTGCTTTATTAAGAACCTGATTCAGACTCACAACATGACTCGATAAAACCTGACCACTTGCTGTTTCAGAATTTTGTATAAGAGCATTGATCCTTCTGATCTCAAGGGGCGACATATGTAACGTTTCTGCGATTTCATCCATGAGAGATTCTTGGGCAAAGATGATCTGGGGTGAACCGAATCCTCTGAATGCACCGGTGTAGGGATTATTTGTGTATACTGCTCGCACATCGGTATAAACATGTTCAACTCTATAGGGACCGGTTGCCTGAACAACAGAGCGCCATGTAACAAAAGGACTCATCGAAGCATAAGCACCGCCATCTGCAATTATGTCAATTTTCATTGCTTTCAGTATACCTTGCTTGGTAACACCGACTTTATAACTCATCATATACGGGTGTCTTTTATAACTTTCAGTTATCGAGTCTTCTCTTGAAAGGTGAATACGAACAGGGTTTCTCACTTTTTTACATGCCACACACGCACCTATTGCAAGAATATCCATCGTATCATCCTTACCACCAAATGAACCACCAAGTTCAGTTTGTATAATATGGATATTTGTCAAAGGTACATCCATTGCTCTGGCGACAAGTCGTCTGCATGTATAAGGATTCTGTACAGAGCCGTAAATCTTATATACATTCTTTCTAAAATCAGGAACAGCTGTAATACACTCCGGCTCGATATATGCATGCTCAACTGCAGGTGTTGTATATGTTCTTTCAAGAATAATATCTGATTCTGTAAATCCCTTTTCTATGTTGCCCTTTCTTAGGGGATAATAATTAATCAGATTCGTTTTATTTTCAGTATGGATGATTGGAGCATCTTTTGCTAGTGATCGAGTGTAATCAGTTAGTAAAGGAAGTTCTTCGACCTCTACTTTTATGAGAGCGAGAGCTTCACTAATTGCATTTTTATCAGTCCCTACAACAAGGGCAACAACGTCTGCCGAACAATATATTTTATCATAGACAAACACGGGCTGGTCTTGCTTTACTACACCTGTTAAGAGAGAACCCGGTATGTCTTTGCTGGTAATAACAGCTTCTATTCCAGGCAGTTTTTCTGCTTTTGAAACATCGATACTTTTAATAATACCATGAGCAATAGGGACTCTCTTTTGTCCTGTGAAGCACATGCCCGGAAAACGGATATCCGCTGCATACTGTGATCTTCCCGTTACTTTTTCGTATGCATCTGTTCGGGGGAGCTTTTTACCTACTACGTCAAAGGTGTTATTGTTCATTTTGTAAAAACTGGAATTTCTCTCGGATTTCATCGGAAATTTCAAATGCTTTTTTATATATTTCTTCCTCAGGATCAACCTCGAAATCTTTCATTAAATAATGTCCTTTCTTGAGTACAGTTTTAACTTGTGTTTCGCAGGCACCATAAAGAAAATGTCCCAAGAAATTATTCTGATCGATAGGAGTATAGGGGAAATAATCAAGGATAATAAGATCTGCAGAGTCACCCTTTTGTAAAGTTGGTGTGGAGCCAAAAAATCTGCTGTGAATATCAAAGCTGTTTTTCAAAATACGAGCAATAAGATCGAAGCCGATCTCAGAGCTTTTATTGAGATGGCGACATGTTAAAAAAGCTATTTTAATCGTCTTAAGAATATTGCAGTGCATTCCGTCTGTGCCAAGAAGAAGAGGAATGTCTTTGGGGACATTTGCGATGTTCAATGTTCCTACAGCATTATTGAAATTGGAATCAGGATTATGAACAAGCGACGAATTATATTTAGAAATAAGTGAGAAATCATTGTCCATCAGATGATTTCCATGAGCAAGAA contains:
- a CDS encoding DUF362 domain-containing protein; this encodes MKRILKSIGTLFSIIAMSAFLTGDPVVQAELELPKVYFTKEISDEALLRIYQNIKDNVHGKVAIKVHFGEEGNKNFIKPDIMRSLVKETDATFVETNVLYVSKRRYTESHIQLAKDHGFGFAPIGILDEKGIKSIPVDLKHFKEIKVARGVDDYDSFIILSHYKGHTSAGFGGAIKNVSMGLAAIPGKMALHASTIPTTNPKRCISCGLCVSNCPADAISTNPLVIDSSKCIGCADCIGICPQRAFGVPWSSTSQPIFQERLCEYAKGMCDSLNMVYINVLANISRVCDCSPYAPPPFMEDLGIMASTNIVAIDQACLDMVNKFQEMDDTFLHQSGTSGNTQTDYGQSIGLGNKEYILINIDEQMNEE
- a CDS encoding xanthine dehydrogenase family protein, with product MNNNTFDVVGKKLPRTDAYEKVTGRSQYAADIRFPGMCFTGQKRVPIAHGIIKSIDVSKAEKLPGIEAVITSKDIPGSLLTGVVKQDQPVFVYDKIYCSADVVALVVGTDKNAISEALALIKVEVEELPLLTDYTRSLAKDAPIIHTENKTNLINYYPLRKGNIEKGFTESDIILERTYTTPAVEHAYIEPECITAVPDFRKNVYKIYGSVQNPYTCRRLVARAMDVPLTNIHIIQTELGGSFGGKDDTMDILAIGACVACKKVRNPVRIHLSREDSITESYKRHPYMMSYKVGVTKQGILKAMKIDIIADGGAYASMSPFVTWRSVVQATGPYRVEHVYTDVRAVYTNNPYTGAFRGFGSPQIIFAQESLMDEIAETLHMSPLEIRRINALIQNSETASGQVLSSHVVSLNQVLNKATEESGFEKKYSERNKILKSFESKDLVLNDEDFITDSPIRKGIGLACSYRGCSLGAEGIDATGALISIQNDGSVYLINGLAENGQGLRMTFSMVVAEVLGISPDEIYYLEQDTSRIADGGPTVASRSTLMGGEAVKNAASIVKQRIEQMLLEEWELDEQTQLQFSEHSISHKETNHEISFAEACNKAYLQGINLNAYGWFKAPDVDWNEEVGQGPAYFTYVYGCQVAEVEINKASGKIYIKRITAVHDAGQIINRLGALGQIYGGVAQGAGYGTMEEVIVKDAEIKNVNFDEYLIPTSVDIEEIKAFFVENPDTFGPFGAKSLGEPTLEITAAAINNAVAHALGKRFYHLPLDLEQIKTSKTLHQIKK
- a CDS encoding DUF1211 domain-containing protein, which codes for MAETSKNGQTIDVKHHRWLTLNRIAALTDGIFAIVMTLLVLTLDLPQQVEIFNHAEIKMFLHSQWHVLYIYFLSFMILARFWTAHHSQFSHLKATNPTHLWLNIVFLMFAALLPFTSDLAGELPAYWLSQMPFHLNMFLISITFLMSWLYASNNRRLLKDDVTENFIRYITSITWVTPLVSIFCMLTAFIIPTYSSVPYLIIPILHRVLLNHYQD
- a CDS encoding flavodoxin family protein, translated to MKVIAFNGSPHKEGNTYSLLKIACLEIENEGIHTEIVHIGGKPIHGCLACMNCFENKNNKCIQTNDVVNDCIAKMIEADGILIGSPTYFSDLTPEVKALIDRAGFVGFANGGLYKRKLGAAVVAVRRAGAVHVFDSINHFFLISQMIIPGSSYWNVGVSGKAKDISGDEEGIRTMQNLGKNMAWLLKKIQ
- a CDS encoding redoxin domain-containing protein, which encodes MKDHRMSIMKYSFIILVIALTAIGCTGKVSSVIEMTEENFDELIQNEFIIVEFIPADCDSCDEMLTIIEEIQKEDNNIVAAMMDVEKNLDFLNKIRFHTQPGEPTVIIFSKGDVQDYFVGVKNKEEIFSIINDIKNKLSQWEDIEAGKASFFDAFDFTLKDLDGNEVTLSEINNLIILDFWATWCPPCKAEIPYLVDFYNSYKNRGLSIIGVSSETPDVLTNFIDGFSTEITYPILLDEERKVSSILGIKNIPTTYFISPEGILIKKEIGFADEYVPEFQRIIEENLPR
- a CDS encoding class I SAM-dependent methyltransferase — protein: MKDYKEFKEIDFDKPSFLFKLSDSLVYLFGGAGFYNNYLNAIPLKGNENILDFGSGGGVASKILVKRIPEGHLTCLEPSKCWITRLKRRLRMYKNVSFINTYIENSNIPDDSFDIILIHHVLHDIHPQKRLEVLKQLARVLKDNGTIYIREPIKLSHGMPYEEIRELFKEIDKKEENFSIKKNKEYSGIYTR
- a CDS encoding FAD binding domain-containing protein is translated as MNNTYTFHKFSSLEPALELICKQRETSKIIAGGTDLLIEIRKEDKKLKGIHNIVDIHDIPVLREIRIENDICTIGACCTHSEISRSDIIANHFPVLKMAVDKIGSPQIRNVATIGGNICNLAACADSIAPLLIYDAKVRLCSLTKERIVPLVTILLKPYKTEVYKDEILTHILMPLPDKTWKYTFYKLGRRQGVSISRLSYAIMLKSENNTIQEIRLAFGALFSVPKRLIELERELNNQTISEQLWKDTSRKVARQILDETGVRWSTAYKLPALQQLLFTSLINLT
- a CDS encoding DUF255 domain-containing protein; translated protein: MLHKIQKILIVSTIALLSMIPLHAEEAEMPVETITWFDFEEGISAAAIEGKDVIIDFYTNWCHWCHEMDKTTFKDSSVVSFMNENFIAVRVNAESVTENVTFKGMTLNLRELTSAFGISGFPSYAFMTQDADMITVVPGYLQSELFLNILKYISQKCYDRQISFDQFMEKQGECND
- a CDS encoding DMT family transporter, translating into MRANILLFIAAAIWGFGFVAQRAGMEYVGPFTFNAIRFALGAITLMPILFFKKDFLHWSKNDHSISSKNLTLYGSVAAGLALFAATSLQQNGIVFTTAGKAGFITGLYVIIVPLLGLAWREKTYWGTWIGAVLALIGLYLISINQSIHVLVGDLLVLGGAFFWAVHVHVIGCFSTKIHPIKLAFFQFALASILSFICALLFEVINISPIISAWQSIVFAGVFSVGIAFTLQVIAQQEAHSSHAALILSLEAVFAVIGGWLLLNEGLSMRGIIGCILMLTGMLLSRSQKTSNNYT
- a CDS encoding aminotransferase class V-fold PLP-dependent enzyme, with amino-acid sequence MSIFTEKERRELFPIFKTCTYLNTASTGVVPETAIAEQNRFMDFYRGATLQTQPESFEKIVTIKERVGELLGASPEDIALVNNTSFGINMAGWGIDLKSGDKIVIPPGEFPANVYPWKGQETRGAEVVITKNDGEEYLDIEGVKVIAPSWIRYYDGYRIDLKECSKIAKKRNALLSVDGIQGAGVMYPDLEKSGVDTFSAGAQKWLLSPTGTGILYVRKNIPIRSIFQGWLNRFLETLDFTNVQQYDIPEPENASRFEIGSYPYQALFAMHASVSLLAEIGIRNIQNHALGLAQNFTAECKSLGLKIVSEGGKRRSPIVAVHVPDAAKVHRELQDNKILCSCREGNLRFSFHLYNNENDIEKTIDVIKILFK